In the genome of Spirochaetia bacterium, one region contains:
- a CDS encoding ketoacyl-ACP synthase III has translation MIRQASIDITAVGGYLPLKVVVNDDFASMVATSNEWITSHTGIRERRFASVSMLTSDMAAEAARSMSVDLSDVDGIIVATATPDYQGFPSTACVLVEKLGLSQVKIAFDLVAGCTGFVYALEQARALVHCGSCRKMLVVGAEKMSSVLDFSDRNTCVLFGDGAGCVIVEEGDGLKRTLLGVEGKGADSLYINQSRHIVMNGRAVYNFAVTKMTEIIARLTQEEGISLADISWIVPHQANERIIKAAAERLGVDVEKFYLNVSRYANTSAATIPLALWDMEKEGKLKQGDILLLVAFGAGLTYGGNCLVWKK, from the coding sequence ATGATACGTCAAGCATCGATAGATATAACGGCAGTAGGTGGTTACCTGCCTTTGAAGGTAGTAGTGAATGATGATTTTGCCAGCATGGTAGCTACCAGCAATGAATGGATAACTTCACATACAGGCATCAGGGAAAGGCGTTTTGCTTCTGTTTCTATGTTGACAAGCGACATGGCTGCGGAGGCTGCACGAAGCATGTCTGTCGATTTGAGTGATGTGGACGGGATTATTGTGGCTACGGCTACTCCTGATTATCAAGGATTTCCATCAACTGCCTGTGTATTGGTTGAAAAACTTGGGCTCAGTCAGGTGAAAATTGCCTTTGATCTTGTGGCAGGTTGCACTGGATTCGTGTATGCACTGGAACAGGCCAGGGCACTTGTCCATTGTGGCAGTTGCAGAAAAATGCTTGTCGTGGGTGCTGAGAAGATGTCTTCTGTCCTTGATTTTTCTGACAGGAATACCTGTGTACTTTTCGGAGACGGAGCTGGATGTGTGATCGTTGAAGAAGGGGACGGACTCAAACGAACCTTGCTGGGCGTTGAAGGCAAGGGAGCTGATAGCCTATATATCAATCAATCACGTCATATCGTCATGAATGGGCGGGCGGTCTATAACTTTGCCGTAACAAAGATGACTGAAATAATTGCAAGATTGACGCAGGAAGAAGGAATAAGTCTTGCAGATATTTCATGGATTGTACCTCATCAGGCAAATGAGAGGATTATAAAGGCTGCAGCAGAAAGGCTGGGTGTCGATGTCGAAAAGTTTTACCTCAATGTCAGCCGCTATGCCAATACCAGTGCGGCAACAATTCCATTGGCATTATGGGATATGGAAAAGGAAGGAAAGCTGAAACAGGGTGATATCCTGTTGCTTGTTGCTTTCGGTGCAGGCCTTACGTATGGAGGAAATTGTCTGGTATGGAAAAAATAA
- a CDS encoding acetyl-CoA carboxylase carboxyltransferase subunit alpha: MNNNYQTIKKRLSSVDKAVTPRSAWNCVQLARDIKRPGTMEYIHLLFDDFMELHGDRAFGDDPAMIGGIALFEGRPVTVIGIKKGSNLKENLDCNHGMSRPEGYRKALRLAKQAEKFHRPLISFIDTPGAYPGIDSEERGIGEAIAKNLREFALLKIPTISFIIGEGGSGGALGIGITDKIYLLENAVYSVITPEGFASILLHDPSKAEEAADIMKMTSRDLLALKIINGIIPEVEEGAQADPDFTAQAIRETIRKDLDILCKKNKDSLVRYRLKKIRSIGADPDQHEWWQPLLLLMQKIESTNQLS, translated from the coding sequence ATGAACAATAACTATCAGACAATCAAGAAACGGCTGTCTTCTGTTGATAAAGCAGTAACGCCGAGATCTGCATGGAATTGCGTGCAGCTGGCCAGGGATATCAAACGTCCAGGTACAATGGAATACATACATCTGCTCTTTGATGACTTTATGGAACTGCATGGAGACCGTGCTTTCGGAGATGATCCTGCAATGATAGGTGGCATTGCACTGTTCGAGGGCAGACCAGTAACGGTCATCGGCATAAAAAAAGGTTCAAACCTCAAGGAAAATCTTGATTGCAACCATGGTATGAGCAGACCCGAAGGATACAGAAAAGCTCTTAGGCTGGCAAAACAGGCAGAAAAGTTCCATCGTCCCTTGATCAGTTTCATCGACACACCAGGAGCTTATCCCGGCATTGATTCAGAAGAACGGGGTATCGGCGAAGCCATAGCGAAAAACCTCAGGGAATTTGCTTTGCTCAAGATACCCACGATAAGCTTCATCATCGGTGAAGGCGGTAGTGGTGGCGCCTTGGGTATCGGCATCACAGACAAGATATACCTTTTGGAGAACGCAGTATATTCAGTCATCACTCCTGAAGGTTTTGCATCAATACTCCTGCATGATCCCAGTAAGGCCGAGGAAGCCGCTGATATCATGAAAATGACTTCCAGAGACCTTCTTGCTTTGAAAATCATCAATGGTATTATTCCTGAAGTCGAAGAAGGAGCCCAGGCAGATCCAGATTTTACAGCCCAGGCCATAAGAGAAACTATCCGAAAGGATCTTGATATCCTCTGCAAGAAGAATAAAGACAGCTTGGTGCGTTACCGATTGAAGAAAATAAGGAGTATCGGTGCAGACCCAGACCAACATGAATGGTGGCAACCCTTGCTTCTCTTGATGCAGAAAATTGAAAGTACAAACCAACTTTCATAG
- the nifJ gene encoding pyruvate:ferredoxin (flavodoxin) oxidoreductase encodes MDNKKMVTIDGNTAAAHIAYAFSDVAAIYPITPSSPMGEYADAWASTGRKNLWGKKVEIMEMQSEAGASGAVHGALSAGALTTTFTASQGLLLMIPNMYKIAGEMIPTVFHVSARSLAAQSLSIFGDHSDVMACRNTGFAMTAASSIQETMDMALVAHLSTLKSKVPFLAFFDGFRTSHEIQKVEEISYDDIRPLVDESLIKEFRERAQRPEHPMVKVAAQNEDVYFQGRETVNPYYDAVPEIVQGYMDEVSKLTGRPLHLFEYSGASDATDVIIVMGSGADTCEWASKYINERGGKTGVINVHLYRPFSAEHLVAALPKTVKRIAVLDRTKEPGSLGEPLYLDVVAALEQMGKTGIKVIGGRYGLSSKDFPPTHAKAVFDHLAGPAFHNFTVGINDDVTHKSIKIGDSIDVTPKGVVSCMFWGLGSDGTVGANKNSIKIIGNNTPQNAQAYFAYDSKKSGGITVSHLRFGESKLNMPWLIDHADFVACHNPAYIGRYDMLGPLKEGGVFLLNSQIPSDEVFEHLTRDMQEQIINKKIRFFNINALEISGAAGLGTRINTVMQAAFFKISRILPEEEAIKLIKEYIKKTFLKKGEDIVKKNWAAVDGASDALHEVKIPATITKSCEPPVLISADADEFAQDIIKPIMHRQGDTIPVSKMSFDGKLPTGTAKLEKRGVAPFIPHWMSENCIQCNQCVQACPHAAIRAKQIEPAKLENAPEGFVTIKSNTKNTKDLRFKIQVYPEDCQGCGVCVETCPAKNKALEMRPVQDERDAGADKYAEFFEDLPYAVMDGVSDTTVKGLQFKQPLFEFSGACAGCGETPYVKLVSQICGENMIAANATGCSSIYSGTFPTIPYTKRQSDGRGPAWGNSLFEDNAEYGLGMRLALDSNRHQLKIYIDQLLEAGTTPELTEAIKKSLDVWGSAKEDAIEAQNAVQAALPAALAAATDANKGILAKIDEFKDYFCDKNVFIIGGDGWAYDIGYGGVDHVVASGKNVNILVLDTEVYSNTGGQASKATPLAAVAKFANAGKQVGKKNMGFMCMSYGYVYVASISLGANRALAQKALQEAVAWNGPSIVFCYAPCINHGMNMRFSQVEEKRAVDAGYWPLYRYNPALPQGERFSWDIKKAPTIDYLDFIKGEVRYKSLYKTNPEHADELFDKAKADAANRMSFYERVGKLM; translated from the coding sequence ATGGACAACAAGAAAATGGTTACGATTGATGGTAACACTGCTGCTGCGCATATTGCATATGCCTTCAGCGATGTGGCTGCCATTTATCCGATCACTCCTTCTTCACCAATGGGAGAATACGCTGATGCTTGGGCTAGCACCGGACGCAAGAACCTTTGGGGTAAGAAGGTCGAAATTATGGAAATGCAGTCGGAAGCCGGTGCATCCGGAGCGGTACATGGTGCTTTGTCTGCAGGTGCTTTGACGACGACATTTACAGCTTCCCAGGGTTTGTTGCTTATGATCCCGAATATGTACAAGATTGCCGGTGAAATGATTCCGACTGTCTTCCATGTGTCCGCAAGATCTCTTGCTGCTCAGTCACTCTCCATCTTCGGAGACCATTCTGATGTCATGGCTTGCCGTAACACCGGTTTTGCAATGACTGCAGCAAGCAGCATTCAGGAAACTATGGATATGGCGCTGGTAGCCCATCTGTCTACCCTTAAGAGCAAGGTTCCGTTCCTTGCATTCTTTGATGGGTTCCGGACTTCTCATGAAATCCAGAAGGTAGAAGAAATTTCCTATGATGATATCAGACCTTTGGTCGACGAATCTCTCATCAAGGAATTCCGTGAACGTGCTCAGCGTCCTGAGCATCCCATGGTCAAAGTTGCTGCCCAGAATGAAGATGTATATTTCCAGGGCCGTGAAACCGTCAATCCTTATTATGATGCTGTACCAGAAATCGTACAGGGTTACATGGATGAGGTTTCAAAACTGACAGGCCGTCCTTTGCATCTATTTGAGTATTCAGGAGCTTCTGATGCTACTGATGTTATTATTGTCATGGGCAGTGGTGCAGACACCTGTGAATGGGCTAGCAAATACATCAATGAACGTGGTGGTAAGACCGGTGTCATCAATGTACATCTGTATCGTCCTTTCAGTGCAGAGCATCTGGTTGCTGCACTTCCCAAGACCGTAAAGAGGATTGCAGTTCTTGACAGGACAAAGGAACCGGGAAGTCTTGGTGAACCTTTGTATCTGGATGTTGTTGCAGCTTTGGAGCAGATGGGTAAGACTGGTATCAAGGTCATCGGCGGACGCTATGGCTTGAGCAGCAAGGATTTCCCACCGACTCATGCAAAGGCTGTTTTCGATCATCTTGCAGGACCGGCTTTCCATAACTTTACCGTTGGTATCAACGATGATGTTACCCATAAGTCCATCAAGATCGGTGATTCGATTGATGTTACACCCAAGGGCGTTGTTTCCTGCATGTTCTGGGGCCTTGGTTCCGATGGTACTGTCGGTGCAAACAAGAACTCCATCAAGATCATCGGTAACAACACTCCCCAGAATGCACAGGCTTATTTTGCCTATGATTCCAAGAAGTCCGGCGGTATTACCGTCAGCCATCTTCGTTTCGGTGAAAGCAAGCTGAATATGCCATGGTTGATCGACCATGCTGATTTCGTTGCTTGTCATAATCCTGCTTATATCGGCCGTTATGATATGCTTGGTCCATTGAAGGAGGGCGGAGTATTTCTTCTCAATAGCCAGATTCCTTCTGATGAAGTATTCGAGCATCTTACCCGTGATATGCAGGAGCAGATCATCAACAAGAAGATTCGTTTCTTCAATATCAATGCTCTTGAGATCTCCGGTGCCGCTGGCCTTGGTACAAGGATCAATACGGTCATGCAGGCTGCTTTCTTCAAGATCAGCCGTATCCTTCCAGAAGAAGAAGCCATCAAGCTGATCAAGGAATACATCAAGAAGACCTTCCTCAAGAAGGGCGAAGATATCGTCAAGAAGAACTGGGCTGCCGTTGACGGTGCATCCGATGCACTCCACGAAGTCAAGATTCCTGCTACGATTACCAAGAGCTGTGAACCACCGGTTCTGATTTCTGCAGATGCCGATGAGTTTGCACAGGACATCATCAAGCCGATCATGCATCGTCAGGGTGATACTATTCCTGTTTCCAAGATGTCTTTTGACGGTAAGTTGCCTACTGGTACCGCAAAGCTTGAGAAGCGTGGTGTTGCACCGTTCATTCCTCATTGGATGAGTGAGAACTGTATCCAGTGTAACCAGTGCGTACAGGCTTGCCCGCATGCAGCAATTCGTGCAAAGCAGATTGAACCTGCCAAACTTGAAAATGCTCCGGAAGGATTTGTTACCATCAAGTCCAACACCAAGAACACCAAGGACCTTCGTTTCAAGATTCAGGTCTATCCTGAAGACTGCCAGGGTTGTGGCGTCTGTGTTGAGACCTGCCCGGCAAAGAACAAAGCTCTGGAGATGCGTCCTGTTCAGGATGAAAGAGATGCAGGAGCTGACAAGTATGCTGAATTCTTCGAAGATCTGCCTTATGCAGTGATGGATGGTGTTTCTGATACGACCGTCAAGGGTCTGCAGTTCAAACAGCCTCTGTTTGAGTTCAGCGGTGCCTGTGCAGGTTGTGGAGAAACTCCTTATGTCAAGCTTGTTTCCCAGATTTGTGGCGAGAACATGATTGCAGCCAATGCTACAGGATGTTCTTCCATTTATTCAGGAACATTCCCGACTATTCCGTATACCAAACGCCAGAGTGATGGCCGTGGTCCAGCATGGGGCAACAGTCTGTTCGAAGACAATGCCGAATATGGCTTGGGCATGCGCCTTGCATTGGATAGCAACCGTCACCAGTTGAAGATCTATATCGATCAGTTGCTGGAAGCTGGTACTACTCCGGAACTGACTGAAGCAATCAAGAAGAGCCTTGATGTCTGGGGTTCAGCCAAGGAAGATGCAATTGAAGCACAGAATGCTGTACAGGCTGCACTTCCTGCTGCTCTTGCTGCTGCAACGGATGCCAACAAGGGTATTCTTGCCAAGATCGATGAGTTCAAGGATTATTTCTGTGACAAGAATGTATTCATCATCGGTGGTGATGGCTGGGCATATGATATTGGCTATGGTGGTGTTGACCATGTTGTTGCCAGTGGCAAGAATGTCAATATTCTTGTCCTTGACACAGAAGTATATTCCAATACCGGTGGACAGGCTTCCAAGGCTACGCCACTTGCAGCTGTTGCAAAGTTTGCAAATGCAGGTAAGCAGGTCGGTAAGAAGAACATGGGCTTCATGTGCATGAGCTATGGCTATGTGTATGTAGCTTCCATCAGCTTGGGAGCCAACAGGGCTTTGGCTCAGAAAGCACTGCAGGAAGCTGTTGCATGGAATGGTCCTTCCATTGTCTTCTGCTACGCTCCTTGTATCAACCATGGTATGAATATGAGATTCAGCCAGGTTGAAGAGAAGAGGGCAGTTGATGCTGGTTACTGGCCGTTGTATCGCTATAATCCTGCACTGCCTCAGGGTGAGAGATTCTCTTGGGATATCAAGAAGGCTCCGACAATTGATTATCTCGACTTTATCAAGGGTGAAGTCCGCTACAAGTCATTGTACAAGACTAATCCGGAACATGCAGATGAACTGTTTGACAAGGCAAAAGCCGATGCAGCAAATCGCATGAGTTTCTATGAGAGAGTCGGTAAGCTTATGTAA
- the accD gene encoding acetyl-CoA carboxylase, carboxyltransferase subunit beta has translation MKESVKICPGCNRELSEKELEENLDICPYCHHYFRMDWEKRLTLICDDGSYKEFAEDMKATNLLGVPGYDKKLQENKEKARQNDAVSTGTCTIDGKKVILCVMSFDFMGGSMGATVGEKITAAMIKAALEDLPLIICTASGGARMQEGIFSLMQMAKTSAAAALMGEVAVPLFILLTSPTMGGVTASFAMLGDVILAEPQALIGFAGSRVIQGTIREKLPKGFQTSEFQQSHGFLDAIVERKDLHRTLSFLLRTHEAT, from the coding sequence ATGAAGGAATCAGTAAAAATCTGTCCTGGATGCAACAGGGAGCTTTCTGAAAAAGAACTAGAAGAAAATCTAGACATCTGCCCATACTGCCACCATTACTTCAGGATGGACTGGGAGAAAAGGCTTACCCTTATCTGTGATGATGGCTCTTATAAAGAATTTGCCGAGGACATGAAAGCAACGAATTTATTAGGAGTTCCCGGCTATGATAAAAAATTACAGGAAAATAAGGAAAAGGCACGGCAGAATGATGCAGTTTCTACAGGAACTTGTACGATTGACGGAAAGAAGGTCATACTCTGCGTCATGAGTTTCGATTTCATGGGAGGCTCCATGGGAGCCACCGTAGGAGAAAAAATTACAGCAGCAATGATCAAAGCTGCACTTGAAGACCTCCCTCTGATCATCTGTACGGCCAGTGGCGGTGCTCGGATGCAGGAAGGTATCTTCTCCCTGATGCAGATGGCAAAGACAAGCGCGGCGGCTGCATTGATGGGTGAAGTTGCCGTACCACTCTTCATTCTGCTGACCAGCCCAACGATGGGTGGCGTTACGGCATCCTTTGCCATGCTCGGAGACGTCATACTTGCAGAACCACAGGCTTTGATAGGTTTTGCAGGATCCAGAGTCATACAGGGAACCATCAGAGAAAAACTGCCTAAAGGCTTTCAGACTTCTGAATTCCAACAATCACATGGATTTCTTGATGCCATCGTCGAGAGAAAAGACCTGCACAGGACACTTTCGTTCCTATTGCGGACACATGAGGCAACATGA
- the fabG gene encoding 3-oxoacyl-[acyl-carrier-protein] reductase — protein sequence MCDRNMKKAILTGGSRGIGLAIIKALLADGYEVWYLSRTPISEEIAGTAHHLSCDVMDRMAFEKALKTATEEAGEISLLVNDAGITRDGLIMRMKDADWDDVLKVNLTSVFLSCRALSRQFLRQRYGVIINIASVVGIVGNPGQANYAASKAGIIGLSKSLAKEFASRNIRVNCIAPGFIDTSMTQKLNEEQKKSICDKIPLGYIGDAEQVAKAVRFLASADASYITGQVLAVDGGMTM from the coding sequence ATGTGTGACAGAAACATGAAGAAGGCCATCCTTACCGGGGGATCCAGAGGTATCGGTCTTGCAATAATCAAGGCATTGCTGGCTGACGGGTATGAAGTCTGGTATCTCAGCAGGACTCCGATTTCAGAAGAAATAGCAGGGACCGCACATCATCTTAGCTGTGATGTGATGGATCGGATGGCTTTTGAAAAAGCCCTGAAGACAGCAACGGAAGAAGCTGGAGAAATAAGCCTGCTGGTCAATGATGCCGGTATTACCCGTGATGGATTGATTATGAGAATGAAGGATGCGGACTGGGATGATGTCCTGAAAGTCAATCTTACTTCTGTATTTCTGTCCTGCAGGGCTTTGTCAAGGCAGTTCCTGCGTCAGCGCTATGGCGTAATCATTAACATAGCAAGCGTTGTCGGCATTGTAGGTAATCCAGGACAGGCAAATTATGCGGCATCAAAAGCAGGAATAATCGGATTGAGCAAGAGCCTTGCAAAAGAATTTGCTTCCAGAAATATACGCGTCAATTGTATTGCTCCTGGCTTTATTGATACCAGTATGACACAGAAGCTCAATGAAGAACAGAAAAAGTCAATTTGTGACAAAATTCCGCTTGGTTACATCGGAGATGCAGAGCAAGTCGCCAAGGCTGTACGTTTCTTGGCTTCTGCTGATGCATCATACATAACCGGACAGGTATTGGCCGTCGACGGCGGCATGACCATGTGA
- the accB gene encoding acetyl-CoA carboxylase biotin carboxyl carrier protein, translating into MEHIDIKTIKDITALFNSSSMTELELEVEGCRLHMKKNSSGPAQSSVPVIKEFSEGDCKESGTETYKTITAPLVGTFYSAPSPDALPFAPVGTTITKGTTLCIIEALKMMNEMPADEDCKIMEVLAQEGSLVEFGQPLFKVKPL; encoded by the coding sequence ATGGAACATATCGACATCAAGACAATCAAGGATATCACAGCCCTTTTCAATAGCAGTTCCATGACGGAACTTGAACTTGAAGTTGAGGGATGCAGATTACATATGAAAAAAAACTCCTCAGGTCCAGCACAGAGTTCTGTCCCTGTAATAAAGGAATTTTCTGAAGGAGACTGCAAAGAATCTGGCACAGAAACATATAAGACAATCACAGCTCCCCTGGTAGGCACCTTCTACAGCGCACCATCTCCTGATGCTTTGCCATTTGCTCCTGTCGGTACGACAATAACAAAAGGCACGACACTTTGCATTATAGAAGCATTGAAAATGATGAACGAAATGCCAGCAGATGAAGATTGCAAAATCATGGAAGTACTGGCACAGGAAGGCTCATTGGTAGAATTCGGGCAACCTCTGTTCAAGGTAAAACCACTATGA
- the fabD gene encoding ACP S-malonyltransferase: MEKIIVSFPGQGAQYPGMAMDFYKQSAMVRDLFGQASDACGLDLKKLLESGNAEKLKDTQVAQAAIALADLASLAILEEKGCIPAAAAGFSLGEYVACYAAGVFDIPTLFQLVGLRGRLMRAACESAVTSYGKLMMAAVIGINRETVDRILEENKADGLFLANDNSTRQVVLSGRESELERLLPVFKKAGARRIVPLSVSGPFHSPYMAQAGREFAKRIGSIPFNDPIIPIFSNVTGVPMLTGQEVKELAGLQITSTVAWRKTMESIIASFDKDVLYVEAGPGKVLTGFWKTMDVSCCPCGTMEAIEKTMEKKDNV; the protein is encoded by the coding sequence ATGGAAAAAATAATTGTTTCATTTCCTGGCCAGGGAGCCCAGTATCCCGGTATGGCTATGGACTTCTATAAACAGAGTGCTATGGTCAGGGATTTGTTTGGACAGGCTTCTGATGCCTGTGGGCTTGACTTGAAGAAGCTTCTTGAAAGCGGAAATGCAGAGAAACTGAAAGATACCCAGGTTGCACAAGCTGCCATTGCCTTGGCAGATCTTGCCAGTCTTGCCATATTGGAGGAAAAAGGTTGTATTCCCGCAGCTGCTGCAGGTTTCAGTCTGGGAGAATATGTAGCCTGTTACGCTGCAGGAGTCTTTGATATCCCTACTTTGTTTCAGCTTGTGGGGCTACGTGGCCGTCTGATGCGTGCTGCCTGTGAATCTGCTGTAACCTCATATGGCAAGCTTATGATGGCTGCTGTAATCGGTATCAACAGGGAAACCGTAGACAGAATATTGGAAGAAAATAAAGCTGATGGGCTCTTTTTAGCCAATGACAACAGCACCCGCCAGGTAGTTCTGTCAGGCAGGGAAAGTGAATTGGAGCGGTTGCTTCCGGTCTTCAAGAAGGCTGGAGCCAGAAGAATTGTTCCTTTGTCAGTTTCAGGACCTTTCCATTCGCCATATATGGCACAGGCAGGAAGAGAATTTGCCAAGCGAATTGGGTCGATACCTTTCAATGATCCAATCATACCGATTTTCAGCAATGTGACTGGGGTACCTATGTTGACCGGACAAGAGGTCAAGGAACTGGCAGGATTGCAGATTACCAGTACCGTTGCGTGGAGAAAAACGATGGAATCAATCATTGCAAGTTTCGATAAAGATGTGCTGTATGTTGAAGCTGGCCCAGGTAAGGTCCTTACAGGATTTTGGAAAACAATGGATGTAAGTTGCTGCCCTTGCGGGACCATGGAGGCAATAGAGAAAACTATGGAGAAAAAAGACAATGTGTGA
- the fabZ gene encoding 3-hydroxyacyl-ACP dehydratase FabZ: protein MEITDILLHRKPFLFVDTIEKADEKQIVGTYTYREDEFFFKGHFPQYPVVPGVLLIEFLAQVGGAGLGMTQVLAPGSLFVLGTVEKAKFRHQVRPGDTVRGEVENLRVSSHIIRQQGKVKIGDIICAEASWMCLLSGEGDR, encoded by the coding sequence ATGGAAATTACTGACATATTGTTACACCGGAAACCCTTTCTTTTTGTCGATACCATCGAGAAGGCTGATGAAAAGCAGATTGTCGGTACTTACACGTACCGTGAAGATGAATTTTTCTTCAAAGGGCATTTCCCTCAATATCCTGTTGTCCCCGGTGTCTTGCTTATTGAGTTCCTGGCACAGGTGGGGGGAGCAGGCCTGGGCATGACGCAGGTGCTTGCCCCCGGTTCACTTTTTGTCCTCGGTACGGTCGAGAAGGCAAAGTTCCGCCATCAGGTACGACCCGGCGATACTGTCAGAGGTGAAGTGGAGAACCTTAGGGTTTCAAGTCATATCATCCGTCAGCAAGGCAAGGTAAAAATCGGAGATATAATCTGTGCCGAGGCTTCATGGATGTGTCTGTTGTCAGGAGAAGGAGACAGGTAG
- a CDS encoding ATP-grasp domain-containing protein, with product MITKVLVANRGEIAVRIIRCLKMMGIGSVAVFSRPDADGLWTKMADEAICIGDKDCESSYLNMQNIIAAALYTHCQAIHPGVGFLSENGTFADRVCQAGLIFIGPDPTTINLLGNKIEARKKAKATGLDITPGSECAVKTIEEAKKTAKDIGYPIILKASLGGGGKGMRIIRKEEELAEGLGIAQKEAKLFFGDSTVHMEAYLEHPRHIEVQLLSDGNGNVIFLGERDCSVQKNHQKIIEESPSPVVSRDLRTRLRKASVNLFRTLAYKGAGTIEFLIQDHNCCFMEVNARIQVEHTVSEAVSGIDLVKQMVLISDGIPSRCLGEDPPLQGHALEVRINALSCGKVTKFIPPIGCGIRCDSHLYEGYTVSPFYDALLAKIIVHTDSREESIRTMHEALDELDIQGIHTNKEAVRTILDSEQFSSGKFATDLYDILEKEGKL from the coding sequence ATGATCACCAAAGTGCTTGTAGCAAATCGTGGAGAAATTGCCGTAAGAATCATCCGTTGCCTGAAAATGATGGGAATAGGCAGCGTTGCTGTTTTTTCCCGACCAGATGCCGATGGACTTTGGACGAAAATGGCAGATGAGGCTATCTGCATCGGGGATAAAGATTGTGAAAGCAGTTATCTCAACATGCAGAATATTATTGCAGCAGCACTCTATACACATTGCCAGGCAATTCATCCAGGAGTAGGTTTCCTCAGCGAAAACGGAACATTTGCCGACAGAGTCTGTCAAGCGGGTCTCATCTTCATCGGACCAGACCCCACCACGATCAATCTGCTAGGTAACAAGATTGAAGCCAGAAAAAAGGCAAAAGCCACAGGCCTGGATATTACTCCTGGTTCAGAATGCGCAGTCAAGACCATTGAGGAAGCAAAGAAAACCGCAAAGGATATCGGCTATCCCATCATACTCAAAGCTTCCTTGGGAGGCGGCGGCAAAGGAATGAGAATCATACGCAAGGAAGAGGAACTTGCAGAAGGACTTGGCATTGCACAGAAAGAAGCCAAATTGTTCTTTGGTGACAGTACAGTTCATATGGAAGCCTACCTGGAACATCCCAGGCATATAGAAGTACAGCTCTTGTCCGACGGTAACGGCAATGTAATCTTTCTTGGTGAAAGAGACTGCTCCGTGCAAAAGAATCATCAGAAAATTATTGAAGAAAGTCCCTCTCCTGTCGTTTCAAGAGACTTAAGGACTCGACTGAGAAAAGCTTCTGTAAATCTGTTCCGTACTTTGGCGTACAAAGGTGCAGGAACCATTGAATTCCTTATACAGGATCACAACTGCTGTTTCATGGAAGTCAATGCAAGAATCCAAGTCGAACACACAGTCTCGGAAGCCGTATCGGGCATTGATTTGGTAAAACAGATGGTCCTCATAAGTGACGGGATTCCTTCACGATGCCTGGGAGAAGATCCACCGCTCCAGGGACATGCACTCGAAGTCAGGATAAATGCCCTTTCCTGTGGAAAGGTCACCAAGTTCATCCCACCGATCGGCTGCGGCATACGTTGTGATTCCCATCTGTATGAAGGCTATACGGTCAGTCCTTTCTATGATGCCTTGTTGGCAAAGATCATCGTACATACAGACAGCAGGGAAGAATCCATAAGGACCATGCATGAAGCTCTGGACGAATTGGATATACAAGGCATTCATACAAACAAAGAAGCAGTAAGAACCATATTGGACAGCGAACAGTTTTCCAGCGGTAAGTTCGCAACTGATCTTTACGACATCCTGGAAAAGGAAGGAAAACTATGA